A region of Streptomyces sp. NBC_01750 DNA encodes the following proteins:
- a CDS encoding ParB/RepB/Spo0J family partition protein, protein MYVFVSMARQEGCVMMEGIPLEPSPKSDLAESSVERVSIASLVTADSPRLAGEDMEHGRMLAQSEEVLPPIIVHRPSMRVIDGMHRLHAATLRGRDVIEVKFFDGSVRDAFVLAVKSNMQHGLPLTLSDRTAAALRIVKTHPEWSDRAVAAATGLAAKTVAAIRRRSATGEVPQLHSRIGRDSKARPVNSTEGRRLASALIAKNPDASLREIATAAGVSPGTVRDVRQRLQRNEDPVPPRQRRAELNAAQGSHIAMDSGAGAAVGMLNRETARQALMRDPQLRMSAEGRLLLRLFGMHIADTGQRQRLINWLPSRWRCAVAELAYSCSRDWYQLAKQLEACDEQATASMSWASRLARPHPPE, encoded by the coding sequence ATGTACGTGTTCGTGTCGATGGCCCGGCAGGAAGGATGCGTGATGATGGAAGGCATACCCCTGGAGCCTTCGCCTAAGAGTGATTTAGCAGAGTCGAGTGTCGAGCGCGTCTCTATCGCTTCACTGGTAACGGCAGATTCTCCCCGTTTGGCGGGTGAGGATATGGAGCATGGTCGCATGCTTGCCCAGTCCGAAGAAGTATTGCCTCCAATTATTGTCCACCGCCCGTCGATGAGAGTCATCGACGGAATGCATCGGCTGCACGCCGCGACTTTGCGGGGCCGGGATGTAATTGAGGTCAAGTTCTTTGATGGAAGCGTACGGGACGCATTTGTTCTTGCTGTGAAGTCCAACATGCAGCATGGTTTGCCGCTGACGCTATCGGATCGCACAGCGGCGGCACTACGCATCGTCAAGACACATCCGGAATGGTCTGATCGTGCGGTGGCCGCAGCGACCGGGTTGGCGGCGAAGACCGTCGCTGCCATTCGTCGGCGGTCGGCAACCGGGGAAGTTCCCCAGTTGCACTCCCGGATCGGGAGGGACAGCAAGGCCCGCCCGGTCAACAGTACGGAGGGCCGCAGGTTGGCGAGCGCTCTGATCGCGAAGAACCCTGATGCCTCACTGCGGGAGATCGCCACCGCGGCCGGCGTGTCACCGGGCACCGTGCGGGATGTGCGTCAGCGCCTGCAGCGCAACGAGGACCCGGTCCCTCCCCGTCAGCGCAGGGCCGAGCTGAATGCCGCGCAGGGAAGCCACATCGCGATGGACAGCGGTGCCGGAGCTGCCGTCGGGATGCTGAACCGGGAGACGGCCAGGCAAGCGCTCATGCGGGATCCGCAGCTTCGTATGTCTGCCGAGGGCCGGCTCTTGCTGCGCCTGTTCGGCATGCACATCGCCGACACCGGGCAGCGGCAGCGGCTCATCAACTGGCTTCCCAGCCGTTGGCGGTGCGCTGTCGCGGAGCTGGCCTATTCCTGTTCGCGGGACTGGTACCAACTCGCAAAACAGTTGGAGGCGTGCGACGAGCAGGCGACGGCGAGCATGTCTTGGGCCAGCCGGCTGGCTCGACCACATCCACCAGAGTGA
- a CDS encoding MFS transporter yields the protein MASSDTATASATYREVFDNPVFRLLFGANLAAVLGTTLRMVALSLLVYDVTGSAFLTALTYGIAFAPQAIGGVLLGALPDRICPRALIAAGHGLECAVGAVVALAPLPIGAGLLLVAVLGALTPAFRGATSKVIAQSLHGDAYVLGRSLVGLTMSGGQLVALAAGGLLVAWLGVPGALLTGALCHLAAAIVVRIGLPNLPVEGRAAGTVVRQSWSGTRQLMKERAMRSLFLAQWLPPAFIAGVESLILPYARVRGFSVTAASLLLACLPVGMIVGDLLMGRLVRPATRVRLVMPLMTLVGIAFVPLLFEPPTLVCAALLAVSGVGNAYMLGVQGRFRDVAPTALLGQAFALLGTGLMALQGVGPMVLGALAEWTGYGAAVGAAGVATVATAAALWPGWSRSTAPLMNGAAQTPDK from the coding sequence ATGGCATCGAGCGACACCGCAACGGCATCAGCGACGTACCGGGAAGTCTTCGACAATCCCGTATTCCGCCTTCTCTTCGGTGCCAACCTGGCTGCGGTCCTCGGCACGACGCTTCGCATGGTTGCGCTGTCGCTGCTGGTGTACGACGTGACGGGTTCCGCTTTTCTCACCGCACTCACCTACGGAATCGCCTTCGCACCGCAGGCGATCGGCGGTGTTCTGCTGGGAGCGTTGCCCGACCGGATATGCCCACGAGCCCTGATCGCGGCCGGTCACGGGCTCGAATGCGCGGTCGGCGCAGTGGTGGCGCTGGCCCCCCTGCCGATCGGCGCCGGCTTGCTTCTCGTGGCGGTGCTCGGCGCGCTCACCCCCGCGTTCCGGGGGGCCACGAGCAAGGTCATCGCCCAGTCGCTCCACGGTGACGCGTACGTCCTGGGCCGCTCGCTGGTCGGCCTGACCATGTCCGGCGGCCAACTGGTCGCACTCGCGGCCGGAGGGCTGCTCGTCGCGTGGCTCGGCGTACCGGGCGCGCTGCTGACCGGGGCGCTCTGCCATCTAGCTGCGGCGATCGTTGTCCGCATCGGTCTGCCGAATCTTCCCGTCGAGGGCAGGGCGGCCGGCACGGTCGTCCGGCAAAGCTGGTCCGGTACAAGACAATTGATGAAGGAGCGCGCCATGCGCTCTTTGTTCTTGGCGCAGTGGCTACCGCCGGCGTTCATCGCGGGGGTGGAGAGCCTGATCCTTCCGTACGCCCGCGTCCGCGGTTTCTCCGTCACCGCGGCGAGTCTGCTCCTGGCCTGCCTGCCGGTGGGCATGATCGTTGGAGACCTCCTGATGGGCCGTCTGGTCCGGCCTGCGACCCGCGTCCGACTGGTCATGCCGCTCATGACTCTCGTCGGAATCGCCTTTGTGCCCTTGCTGTTCGAGCCGCCGACGCTGGTCTGCGCTGCGCTCCTGGCAGTGTCCGGCGTGGGCAACGCTTACATGCTGGGCGTGCAAGGACGGTTCCGCGACGTCGCGCCGACCGCACTGCTGGGACAGGCTTTCGCGCTGTTGGGCACGGGTCTGATGGCCTTGCAGGGGGTTGGCCCGATGGTCCTCGGAGCGCTTGCGGAGTGGACGGGTTATGGCGCTGCCGTCGGTGCAGCCGGCGTGGCCACCGTCGCCACAGCCGCTGCGCTCTGGCCGGGATGGAGCCGGTCGACCGCCCCTCTAATGAACGGCGCCGCACAGACGCCAGACAAGTAA
- a CDS encoding aspartyl/asparaginyl beta-hydroxylase domain-containing protein has product MDTRPWPPSPILAKLPGSARLARTYDAASLRAELEDLAEAPWAAIEVHAPDGTTRESDSIGWQSLRLRHMAAAPRPSAGDFPYLRDYAGSTLLENMPYLARLLGDFPAPLRGARLMATRPDTHGPTHSDEKCGLPWGTVRLHVPISTTPQATLTVDGEAHCWNAGDLWYGDFSRPHAVANTDEAVTRVHLVVDADVTKELMALFPEEFRTPSVLDNTLYVRPEVPLGPVDVRSFRCEFDMPALFTSFLETDAGIFRRQGLVPAAVDCPDGTPVLFIEGIPRADLIHLGEGEFRLGGWTMERTILIRPNGTGGAEITFRIRNGDECHTLSLHGDRLS; this is encoded by the coding sequence GTGGACACAAGGCCCTGGCCGCCCTCTCCGATTCTCGCCAAGCTCCCTGGTAGCGCACGCCTTGCCCGCACCTACGATGCCGCATCGCTCCGCGCTGAGCTTGAGGACTTGGCAGAAGCTCCCTGGGCGGCAATCGAAGTGCATGCGCCAGACGGAACAACACGTGAGAGTGACTCCATCGGCTGGCAGAGCCTCAGGTTGCGACACATGGCCGCCGCCCCTCGCCCCAGCGCTGGCGACTTCCCGTATCTGAGAGATTACGCGGGATCGACATTGCTTGAGAATATGCCTTATCTCGCCCGGCTCCTGGGAGACTTCCCCGCTCCTCTCCGCGGAGCGAGGCTGATGGCCACTCGGCCCGACACGCATGGTCCTACCCACAGTGACGAAAAGTGTGGTCTCCCGTGGGGCACCGTCCGCCTGCACGTACCCATCTCGACCACCCCGCAAGCGACGCTGACCGTTGACGGCGAGGCACATTGCTGGAACGCAGGAGACCTCTGGTACGGGGACTTCTCTCGCCCGCACGCCGTGGCGAACACCGATGAGGCTGTGACGCGGGTTCACCTCGTCGTCGACGCGGATGTCACCAAGGAGCTGATGGCACTCTTTCCGGAGGAGTTCAGGACGCCAAGCGTGCTCGACAACACGCTCTACGTCCGTCCGGAGGTGCCGCTGGGCCCGGTTGACGTCCGGTCGTTCAGATGCGAGTTCGACATGCCCGCATTGTTCACGTCCTTCCTGGAGACGGATGCCGGCATTTTCCGGCGGCAAGGGCTGGTGCCAGCTGCAGTGGACTGCCCGGATGGGACCCCTGTGCTGTTCATCGAGGGGATCCCCCGCGCCGATCTAATACATCTAGGCGAAGGCGAATTCCGGCTCGGCGGGTGGACCATGGAGCGGACCATCCTGATTCGTCCAAACGGGACGGGCGGGGCCGAAATCACATTCCGCATACGGAACGGCGATGAGTGTCACACGCTATCTCTTCATGGAGATCGGCTGTCGTAA
- a CDS encoding thioesterase domain-containing protein — translation MFILLGDCSGAFVAYEVARRLEQEGLALCGLAVLRQVAPSAWGTSSPMAHLPSDHFLKALLKAGIVSSEVAADNNKFSFFEPVLRADLRFGGV, via the coding sequence TTGTTCATTCTGCTGGGGGACTGTTCCGGAGCATTCGTCGCCTACGAGGTGGCGCGGAGACTGGAGCAGGAGGGACTCGCATTATGCGGGCTCGCCGTTCTCAGGCAGGTGGCCCCCAGTGCATGGGGCACGTCGTCGCCCATGGCCCATTTGCCGAGCGATCATTTCCTGAAGGCGCTGCTCAAGGCCGGGATCGTCTCCTCCGAAGTCGCAGCCGACAACAACAAGTTCTCGTTCTTCGAGCCCGTGCTACGGGCCGACCTGAGGTTTGGCGGGGTCTGA
- a CDS encoding aspartyl/asparaginyl beta-hydroxylase domain-containing protein: protein MSQIDNWPQAPILTKLPAVARLRQEYDADRLRKDLAQLNGLTWNQPRIVSGEGVGKYVTDLDWRSIALRSLRGEATRSDAGGPGLAEFADTRWLADTPYFKEVLAGIPAPLRAVRLMLLGPGAESPLHHDTKYGLPWGALRLHVPVLTTPGAVLEIDDTTQRWQPGQLWYADFTRMHVVRNTDREPRVHMVIDCQPTEELLELFPREFHTADVRRNILFASEQPTLSIEELAALRCTFRLPRSFKSFEEEDGVFTVAQECEIATIDLFEDSLGLHIDGQAAFKLVHVGDREFRLAGWSRERTIQLIPSEKNGGDKVILRSRCGNVVRSLEIPSSRPL from the coding sequence ATGAGCCAGATCGACAACTGGCCCCAGGCGCCGATTCTCACGAAACTCCCTGCCGTCGCCCGACTCCGGCAGGAGTACGACGCCGACCGCCTGCGTAAGGACCTCGCGCAGCTCAACGGACTGACGTGGAACCAGCCTCGCATCGTCTCGGGCGAGGGGGTCGGCAAGTACGTCACCGATTTGGACTGGCGTTCCATAGCGCTGCGCAGCCTGCGTGGTGAGGCCACCAGGAGCGACGCCGGCGGGCCCGGGCTGGCGGAATTCGCCGACACCCGGTGGCTAGCCGACACGCCCTACTTCAAGGAGGTCTTGGCCGGCATCCCAGCACCGTTGCGCGCCGTACGCCTCATGTTGTTGGGCCCAGGAGCCGAGAGTCCGCTCCATCACGATACGAAGTATGGCTTGCCGTGGGGCGCCCTGCGCCTTCACGTGCCGGTTCTGACAACGCCGGGTGCGGTGCTGGAGATCGATGACACGACACAGCGCTGGCAGCCGGGCCAACTGTGGTACGCCGACTTCACTCGGATGCACGTCGTGCGGAACACCGACCGCGAGCCGCGCGTGCACATGGTGATCGACTGCCAGCCGACGGAAGAGCTGCTGGAACTGTTTCCAAGAGAGTTCCACACCGCCGATGTGCGAAGGAACATCCTTTTTGCCTCGGAACAGCCGACTTTGTCGATAGAGGAACTCGCTGCGCTGCGCTGCACATTTCGGCTTCCTCGGTCCTTCAAGTCGTTTGAAGAGGAGGACGGGGTGTTCACCGTGGCTCAGGAATGTGAGATCGCGACGATCGACCTCTTCGAGGACTCTCTGGGCCTCCACATTGACGGCCAAGCCGCCTTCAAGCTCGTTCATGTGGGAGACCGGGAGTTCCGTCTCGCCGGCTGGAGTCGCGAGCGGACGATCCAGCTGATCCCCAGTGAAAAGAACGGCGGTGACAAGGTGATCCTCCGCAGCCGCTGCGGCAATGTGGTGCGGTCTCTGGAGATTCCTTCCTCTCGTCCGCTGTAG
- a CDS encoding cytochrome P450, protein MQTLDPLSTEVLENPYPAYEMLRREDPIHWHEKLNAWMVTRYADCSQILQDHETFVSDFRVTGEETPDEFLSLQTLDLPDHAAVRKAILPALRKVDLKGWLRETKAHAEKLLSVVDVSDFDFITEFAEPLAAHSMCVLFGIPLLEDETAFRSAQRDLVLSMDSGLEPSRREAGMQARRHLSGLVEPWIEHAPPAGLLSDVDYSAVSGEQLNFLVNSLRAIFVAGYSSTSSAFGNAIRALAEQGIFDAGTVPEIDQTAFHELVRFDGAVQAESRAVSRESQVGGKRLRAGEVVVVMVGSANRDGTIFSDPDKLAFDRSQNPHLGFGKGIHSCLGTRLALLLGVEILGDFVRRYSIQLREVPVQRPTATLRGLDRLQLSIVNR, encoded by the coding sequence ATGCAAACCTTAGATCCATTGTCCACCGAGGTACTTGAGAATCCCTACCCGGCGTATGAGATGCTGCGACGTGAGGATCCCATCCATTGGCACGAGAAGCTCAATGCCTGGATGGTCACCCGGTATGCTGACTGCTCGCAGATCCTGCAGGACCATGAGACATTCGTGTCAGACTTCCGGGTGACAGGGGAGGAGACTCCCGACGAATTTCTCAGTCTGCAGACTCTTGACCTTCCCGATCATGCCGCCGTTCGCAAGGCCATCCTTCCTGCGCTTCGCAAAGTCGACCTGAAAGGCTGGCTTCGCGAGACGAAGGCGCACGCCGAGAAGTTGTTGAGTGTCGTAGACGTCAGTGACTTCGACTTCATAACGGAGTTCGCGGAGCCTCTGGCGGCCCATAGTATGTGTGTCCTGTTCGGGATTCCGCTGCTGGAAGACGAGACGGCCTTTCGTTCGGCGCAGCGCGATCTCGTGCTCAGCATGGACTCGGGGCTGGAACCTTCCCGCCGTGAGGCTGGGATGCAGGCCAGACGTCACCTCAGTGGCCTGGTCGAGCCGTGGATCGAGCACGCACCTCCGGCCGGCCTCCTGAGCGACGTGGATTACTCTGCGGTTTCCGGTGAGCAGCTCAACTTTCTCGTGAACTCTCTGCGGGCAATTTTTGTAGCTGGATACTCTTCCACGAGTAGCGCATTCGGGAACGCTATTCGCGCTCTGGCAGAGCAAGGAATTTTCGATGCTGGTACGGTGCCTGAGATCGATCAAACGGCCTTCCATGAGCTGGTGAGATTCGATGGAGCTGTTCAAGCTGAGAGCAGGGCTGTGAGCCGGGAATCACAGGTCGGCGGAAAGCGCCTGCGGGCCGGTGAAGTGGTCGTGGTAATGGTTGGGTCTGCCAATCGGGACGGAACGATATTCTCCGACCCCGATAAGTTGGCATTTGACCGCTCGCAGAACCCCCATCTCGGCTTCGGTAAGGGTATTCATTCCTGCTTGGGAACCAGGCTTGCCTTGCTGCTGGGCGTCGAAATACTCGGCGACTTCGTACGCCGCTACAGCATTCAACTCAGGGAAGTACCGGTCCAGCGTCCCACCGCAACTCTGCGTGGTCTCGACCGACTGCAACTTTCCATCGTTAACCGGTAG
- a CDS encoding ArsR/SmtB family transcription factor, translating into MSGGSRSALSARWVNRLEPAYRCLLRETDLHAVLALESAHSGVGFINQPPAGMAQTWPDDLAAIQATPPRQARQEIDQWLAGHPVRDQRSLRVLRGTDPVDRIAHALDQAWHALLAPLWHQLRAICDYDVVHRAGRLSQFGWAAALDGLHDGVRWHDGAIELKGDPTRDPVSLDGDGLLLVPSVFVWPGLVVHVDQPWPKALIYPARGVAAIWETSFDADPEALHALIGAARARLLTALEQPATTTQLVAMLGMTLGAAGRHLAVLREAGMVNRARMGRSVLYRRTPLGDALAAVAVSKTPTARTARASRDTSAASHA; encoded by the coding sequence TTGAGCGGAGGCTCGCGTTCAGCTCTGTCGGCGAGATGGGTCAACCGGCTGGAGCCGGCATACCGCTGCCTGCTGCGCGAAACGGACCTGCATGCCGTACTTGCCCTGGAGTCAGCCCACAGCGGTGTCGGTTTCATCAACCAGCCTCCGGCCGGCATGGCCCAGACCTGGCCCGACGACCTCGCCGCGATCCAGGCCACGCCCCCGCGCCAGGCACGACAGGAAATCGACCAGTGGCTGGCTGGGCATCCCGTACGTGATCAGCGCTCGCTGCGCGTCCTGCGCGGCACCGACCCTGTGGACCGCATCGCCCACGCTCTCGACCAGGCCTGGCACGCGCTGCTCGCCCCGCTCTGGCACCAGCTCCGGGCCATTTGTGACTACGACGTCGTGCACCGCGCCGGGCGACTGTCGCAATTCGGATGGGCGGCCGCGCTGGACGGCCTGCACGATGGAGTGCGTTGGCACGACGGCGCCATTGAACTGAAGGGCGACCCGACCCGGGATCCAGTGTCGCTCGACGGGGACGGCTTGCTCCTGGTGCCGTCCGTGTTCGTCTGGCCCGGCCTCGTCGTGCACGTCGACCAACCGTGGCCGAAGGCATTGATATACCCAGCCCGCGGTGTGGCCGCCATATGGGAAACGTCGTTCGATGCCGACCCTGAAGCCCTGCACGCGCTGATCGGCGCAGCGCGAGCACGGCTGTTGACGGCTCTTGAGCAACCGGCCACCACAACCCAACTCGTCGCGATGCTGGGGATGACGCTCGGCGCGGCGGGCAGACACCTAGCCGTACTTCGCGAGGCCGGGATGGTCAACCGCGCCCGCATGGGGCGATCGGTGCTCTACCGCCGCACACCGCTGGGCGACGCGCTGGCCGCCGTCGCGGTCAGCAAGACGCCCACTGCACGCACCGCCAGAGCCTCACGGGATACCAGCGCCGCATCACACGCGTGA